In Zingiber officinale cultivar Zhangliang chromosome 1A, Zo_v1.1, whole genome shotgun sequence, a genomic segment contains:
- the LOC122031798 gene encoding serine/arginine-rich SC35-like splicing factor SCL28 isoform X1: MGRYRSRSRSYSPRRYSRSPPRRKHYDDPRDRYHGGGGGGGRGGGRDYRSAPSGLLIRNISLDARPEDLRIPFERFGPVKDVYLPKNYYTGEPRGFGFVKFRYAEDAAVAKQHMNRQIIGGREISIVYAEENRKTPQEMRKMTRISERHMGGRHRRSLSRSPRQRHRSYSHSPTPRHDSRDNGRGGRDYYSPPRSVSPSPLNGRDYGSPDDRDHRSKRSERQSPGPEVNEQSPSRSRSYSPK, encoded by the exons ATGGGGCGATATCGCAGCCGCAGCAGAAGCTACAGCCCTCGGCGGTACAGCCGGAGTCCTCCTCGCCGGAAGCACTACGACGACCCTCGCGACCGGTACcatggaggcggcggcggcggcggaagaggaggaggaagggacTACCGCTCCGCCCCCTCTGGCCTGCTCATTCGCAACATCTCTCTCGACGCAAG GCCTGAAGATCTACGTATACCGTTCGAGCGTTTTGGTCCAGTGAAGGATGTCTATCTTCCGAAGAACTACTATACAGG CGAGCCACGAGGTTTTGGATTCGTCAAATTCCGCTATGCAGAAGATGCTGCAGTAGCTAAGCAGCATATGAATCGTCAGATTATCGGCGGCCGTGAAATTTCAATTGTCTATGCTGAAGAAAATAGGAAAACTCCTCAAGAAATGCGCAAGATGACACGCATTAG TGAAAGACATATGGGAGGACGACACCGGCGGTCTCTGTCCAGATCTCCCAGACAACGACATCGCT CATATTCACATTCTCCCACTCCCAGGCACGATTCAAG GGACAATGGAAGGGGTGGCCGTGATTACTACTCTCCGCCGAGATCAGTTTCTCCATCTCCTCTGAATGGTAGGGATTATGGGTCACCTGATGATAGGGATCACAGGTCTAAGAGGTCTGAACGTCAATCTCCAGGTCCTGAGGTTAATGAACAGAGCCCGTCAAGGTCACGATCCTACAG TCCCAAGTGA
- the LOC122031798 gene encoding serine/arginine-rich SC35-like splicing factor SCL28 isoform X2 produces MGRYRSRSRSYSPRRYSRSPPRRKHYDDPRDRYHGGGGGGGRGGGRDYRSAPSGLLIRNISLDARPEDLRIPFERFGPVKDVYLPKNYYTGEPRGFGFVKFRYAEDAAVAKQHMNRQIIGGREISIVYAEENRKTPQEMRKMTRISERHMGGRHRRSLSRSPRQRHRSYSHSPTPRHDSRL; encoded by the exons ATGGGGCGATATCGCAGCCGCAGCAGAAGCTACAGCCCTCGGCGGTACAGCCGGAGTCCTCCTCGCCGGAAGCACTACGACGACCCTCGCGACCGGTACcatggaggcggcggcggcggcggaagaggaggaggaagggacTACCGCTCCGCCCCCTCTGGCCTGCTCATTCGCAACATCTCTCTCGACGCAAG GCCTGAAGATCTACGTATACCGTTCGAGCGTTTTGGTCCAGTGAAGGATGTCTATCTTCCGAAGAACTACTATACAGG CGAGCCACGAGGTTTTGGATTCGTCAAATTCCGCTATGCAGAAGATGCTGCAGTAGCTAAGCAGCATATGAATCGTCAGATTATCGGCGGCCGTGAAATTTCAATTGTCTATGCTGAAGAAAATAGGAAAACTCCTCAAGAAATGCGCAAGATGACACGCATTAG TGAAAGACATATGGGAGGACGACACCGGCGGTCTCTGTCCAGATCTCCCAGACAACGACATCGCT CATATTCACATTCTCCCACTCCCAGGCACGATTCAAG ATTGTAA